Proteins encoded in a region of the Rhodothermales bacterium genome:
- a CDS encoding PAS domain S-box protein, whose amino-acid sequence MNVTPYRDVLLGPLRRGEARADVVLFGALLTLVIFVVDLWLPLGIAGGVPYIAPVLLAMWLPDRRLIIAVAAVCSLLTGAGLWLSPPGAALSITLTNRLLAVAAMWTVAVLSFQRKAFEGALLRSEAKHRAVLATTADGVLTLDARGCITSVNPAAEQIFGYAEPELRGRPFAELLNPEHRVRFERDRAIFLRPAEQGATRTHEMGGRRESGACFPVEVVFVPVTHEEGLQYTVTVRDITERRLLEQHVLRASDEERWAVGYSLHEELGQSLTGLGMMSRQLARHLERRQLAEADEALELTAHLHQVDQQALSLFQSVAPLEAMGSLGNALDELAATAAQRHRVPISVHRDGLEAPVNRFEAAQLYQLAKDLLNATLKDQGLERVVVEAGRDDKECWLRFRLLWGEGSPAGWDECLPPLAYRANLIGVRVESADVGGSEESTVTYRWFAAAALSGAGPHLPA is encoded by the coding sequence ATGAACGTTACCCCGTATCGCGATGTCCTCCTCGGTCCGCTACGTCGGGGGGAGGCGCGGGCCGACGTCGTGCTCTTCGGGGCGCTGCTGACGCTCGTCATCTTCGTCGTCGACCTCTGGCTGCCCCTCGGCATCGCGGGGGGCGTCCCGTACATCGCGCCCGTCCTTCTGGCGATGTGGTTGCCGGACCGACGCCTCATCATCGCCGTGGCGGCGGTGTGCTCGTTGCTCACCGGCGCCGGGCTGTGGCTGTCCCCGCCGGGCGCGGCGCTGTCCATCACGCTCACGAACCGGCTCCTGGCCGTCGCCGCGATGTGGACCGTCGCCGTGCTGTCGTTCCAGCGGAAGGCCTTCGAGGGTGCTCTGCTCAGGAGCGAAGCCAAGCACCGGGCCGTCCTCGCCACGACGGCTGACGGCGTTCTGACGCTGGACGCGCGTGGATGCATCACCTCAGTCAACCCCGCGGCCGAGCAGATCTTCGGCTATGCCGAGCCGGAGCTCCGTGGCCGGCCCTTCGCCGAGCTTTTGAACCCGGAGCACCGCGTGCGTTTCGAGCGGGACCGCGCCATATTCCTGCGACCGGCCGAGCAGGGCGCCACACGTACTCACGAGATGGGCGGGCGGCGCGAGAGCGGGGCCTGCTTCCCCGTCGAGGTCGTCTTCGTCCCGGTGACACACGAGGAGGGGCTCCAGTACACGGTGACGGTGCGGGACATCACCGAGCGCCGCCTGCTGGAGCAGCACGTGCTACGGGCGAGCGACGAAGAGCGATGGGCCGTCGGGTACAGCCTCCACGAGGAACTCGGGCAGTCGCTCACGGGACTCGGCATGATGAGCCGCCAGCTCGCGCGGCACCTCGAGAGACGGCAACTCGCCGAAGCGGACGAGGCCTTAGAGCTAACGGCGCACCTGCACCAGGTGGACCAGCAGGCGCTGAGCCTGTTCCAGTCCGTCGCACCCCTGGAAGCGATGGGCAGCCTGGGCAACGCCCTCGACGAACTAGCTGCGACGGCCGCTCAGCGGCACCGTGTCCCTATCTCGGTGCACCGGGACGGCTTAGAGGCTCCCGTCAACCGCTTCGAAGCTGCGCAACTCTACCAACTCGCTAAAGACCTGCTCAACGCGACCCTGAAGGATCAGGGGCTGGAGCGCGTGGTCGTCGAAGCCGGACGCGACGACAAGGAATGCTGGCTGCGGTTCCGTCTGCTGTGGGGTGAAGGGAGCCCGGCCGGATGGGATGAGTGCCTCCCCCCGTTGGCCTACCGTGCAAACCTGATCGGGGTACGCGTCGAGTCGGCGGATGTCGGGGGGAGCGAGGAGAGCACCGTGACATACCGTTGGTTCGCCGCTGCGGCGCTGAGCGGGGCCGGACCTCACCTGCCGGCCTAA